Genomic DNA from Hordeum vulgare subsp. vulgare chromosome 2H, MorexV3_pseudomolecules_assembly, whole genome shotgun sequence:
gagacaactttgccacggcagcccgaccacatatctccacggttttacctctagatcgcgtttctgcggagctcgggcggagccctgctgagacgagatcatcaccaacctccggagcgccgtcacgctgccggagaactcttctacctctccgtctctcttgctggatcaagaaggccgagatcatcgtcgagctgtacgtgtgctgaacgcggaggtgccgtccgttcggcactagatcgtgggactgatcgtgggatagttcgcggggcggatcgagggacgtgaggacgtttcactacatcaaccgcgttcactaacgcttctgctgtacggtctacaagggtacgtagatcacacatcccctctcgtagatggacatcaccatgataggtctttgtgcgcgtaggaaaacttttgtttcccatgcgacattctccaacacataccgaagaacaaaggaaatgacatacaggattatatgaatcattgacagtgaggttcaaccgataagatcttcagagaatatgtagtatccaatatgggcatccaggtcccgctattggatattgaccgaggagtacctcggggcatgtctacatagttctcgaacccgcaaggtctgcacacttaaggtccggcgatgttttagtatagttgagttatatgtgtggttaccgaatgttgttcggagtcccggatgagatgacggatttatatagtcatattttaaagtatagattcgttcattttgcttcgtatatagtctatggtgaaacttttttaaagacttatatttagaaacggagggagtatgtttgtAATAATCGCCGGCCGGTGTGTGTTTCCCCTCGATCGTCTTTGTAGAAAAATGGAACACATGAGTTGTTTGACAGTTGCCGCCCGCTGTGCCGTGTGTGATGCTTGGCCTGCATTGTTAGTTTCCTTCCTGCTTGTGGTTGATTGCATGCATGCTCGTGGTTACTAGGATTGAGAGCTAGCTTAATCAGCCAGGATCacatactttttttttttgagcttgaAATATGAAGATTTATTCAGCAGAAGCCCCGGCAAAATCTGTCTGGAGGCAAGTTACAAGGAAGCTAGGTTGCACATGCATCCAACACTTCGTCACCTCTCGAGTGCTAGCATGTTTTGCACACAAGTGGTCAGGCGTGTTAGCTGCACGATTACAATGCTgaatacaaaaaaaaaaaaagctacGTCCTCCCCTATTTCATCCATGATAGACGCCACAACTGAACGAGAATTGTCGCGCAAATGCCATAGTTGGACCAGTTCCAAGCTATCTGTCTCTAAAACCACTTTTGAAAAACCTCGCAGGCGAGCAAAATGGACACCTTCCTGCAATGCCAAGGCTTCAGCTACCAGCGGATCTGTTACTCCTCCAAAAGGTTTGCACCAGGCGGCGATAAAGGCCTGTTCCGAGCGAGCaacccctccacctccacctctacTATGCTGAGATGCCACACTACCATCAGTATTAATCTTGATAGTACCTTGATCTGATGGCCTTCACCCATGCTCAGGTAAGGTGAGCGCTTGGTTGCGAGGGATGTCGAGGATCACGTACTTGTGCGAGCGCAAAGGCGGGCCGTAGCTCTACGGACTAGTATCTCCACTCGAGTTAATTGAAGTTGAGTTCTCTGGTTAAAACCTGCAAACTTGCCTCGAGAGAAAAAGGTTTATCTGCTTTTCTAAACTGAGTGGAGTGGGTTAGCTGCTATTGCTAACTGGCGTTCAAGTAACTACTCCCTTCatttcataatataagtctttttagagattttactagaggACTAAatgcggatgtatatagacacattttagagtgtagattcattcattttgctccgtatgtagtcctctaatgaaaccgtttaaaagacttatatttaggaacggagggagtacttagatATCCCACCAACGATGCATGCCGCTTGTCGTAGATCCGGCGGCCGACGGGACaagtttgtactccctccgtttctaaatataagtcttttaggaGATTTCATtaaatgactacatacgaaataaaattAACTAATCTAtacttaaagtatgtctatatacatccgtatgtggttcattagtaaaaccttttaaaagacttatatttaggaacggggaaGTAGTTAACTCAAGTTGTTGCTGTTTTTCCTTAACCTGCAAGCTTACCTCGAGAGAAGAGGGTTCTTTTGAAATGGAGTAACTAATGGGCGTTTAAGTGGCGTTAATTAATGGGAGTAGATCTGTTCTGAGGCCTGCCAGACAAGTTTGTAGAGCTAATTTTCACCGATGCAGTGATACCGATATAAGTATATTGCGAAATCATACCCTCCTGGAGTGCTGGTCTACAAATGACATGCAGCTAGCCAGGCCAGCCCGTGAGATTAGCCAATCCTAGTTTAGTTTGACATGGGTCAACGCCTGAATCGGGTGTAATTTTCCGTTGCCACCGTTGATCTCCTGAAGACAAAATGGGTCAGAACCAAGGACGGTGTCATGCGTGCGTGCTTGCGTCAGCCTGAGCCTCAGTTGAGCACAAGGTGACAAACGCAACGGACACACAAGAAAAGCTGGCGCAGTTGCGGTCGTGCGCGCACCTCTCCTCTTTCCTCCTACATACCTTTCTTTGCCTAAAGATGATGGACGGCATAGCAGCATGGTACATGGTACATTCGTCAAACCGCGATCAACAGATAttgaatactactccctccgtcctaatatTCATgttttagatttgtctagatatattcatatctagtcatgttttgatatttagatacattcatttctaaacaaatctaaaacaagaattttgtgacggagggagtactacaccGAACCATACAAATCTCATGAAGctgatggtttcagaaatggtagATGTAACCTTGATTAACCATCGTGTGACGTCGACCCATGCACTGCTccacagaaagaaaaaaaagggtatGTTTGATTCATGAATCATGACTAATTTTACCACAGCTAAGCTTATACAAAGTGTGACTATCAAAATGTCCATGACAATTTGAGGCAAGATTTAATAAAAAGTTAGCCTGTGACAAATAGACCATGTAACTAGAAAAGTATTGCAAACCATAAATATGATAATGAATCAAACATATATCTAAAACGTGGTCGCATGACTAAGGTTAGACCCCTGACATTCCTGGAACTATTTGTAGTTTGTTCAAGTGAGTTTTTTTAGAGTTCTTTTCATTCATATCACGAATCAGTACAATGAAGTTGACCCTAACAAGCGCACTGAAACGCAAACACGAAGGACCTTGAACACCTAGAGTACCTAAGACAACCATAACAAGAGGATCTCCGGGGCACTGTGTCATCATCCCTGAATCTTGAGAGAAGACCCCTGCAGCAGAAGGATGTGCAACCAGTCGCAAGCAGGTCATCATCTTCGACCATGATACAATTGCCACCATGTTGTTTCCTCCTTACTTGACACCAGCGCTGAGAAGGCATGGACATCAATCCTACACACCTGCAACAGTCGTCGTCATCTTTGGCTTTGAGTACCGCGAAAAGTGTCCCTTCCGGAAGAAAGAGAACTCGAGTCATCCGACCGGTCCAGCACCGCGACCGGGCCATCCGCCCGGACAAAAGCAGGATCTTCCACCAGCATCAGcacagaggaaggagaagaacatcaacaacaaatcataccaacaaggaagaagaagggtctTTGTCTTCCTGCATCCATCGTCCATCTGAGGACCCAAACGGCCAGTGCCAATGGACCTCCAGGCACCATAGCCCGCGACCTCGACGAGTTCCGGGGATCCCCAACCCCGCTGGCTCCTAGACAAAGGCAAAAGCCTCGCCTGACCGCGAACAGAGCCCGAAGAAACTTATTCCGGCGCGACACCACCGCAACGGCTTCGATGGCGTCTCCCTCCACCCTAACCCTACCACACACCCACCTAGCGAACAGACCCGAGGTTCCCCCTCCCTTCCACCGCCAAAGCGGCCGACGAAGAGAGAGGGAACCGGAGGCGTCCCCGGCGGCGCACAAGGGAACCCTCGTCGCCTCCCTGATCGCCTTGCGATCCTACTTTTCCGGGCGTTTGGCGGTTagtctcaacaaaattgttcaagtgagtTTTGGTACAGCAAAAGCAAACATAACCAAATCTTCTTCGGGCGTGACAATTGGAGCACGTACCATTCACCTACCGCTGTGTTCCACTCCACGCATCATTATTGCGTGAACCAAGCTGCGCAGAATCGTTAATGCCACTCACCAGTCAGAAGACAAGTGGCACTCCACTACGTACCATGTTCTCTTCAGAATGTCAGACACTCTACTGTCTACGCCCGTCAACTATACGGCCCAGTTTCTCATCAAGTTCTGTATAGAATTTCAGATGATCTACGCACCACAACAAAGATCAGCCAACACTACCACTTGCCATCTGATGAAGACACTAGAAAGATGATGATCTTACAAGAAACTATTCACATGTCATCCCTGTAATCACGGTGACAAATTTTGCTAGACGAATAAATACACCTGAAGGATGAAAATGCCCAGGCTTCTGCTACCACCAACAACAGGTGAAAAACATGCCAAAAAAATGGAGGGATTTACAGAAACGCCAAAAATAGTCGCTCCTACTATTTGTCTATCACACACCAGAGGAGAACGTCAGCCCGTGCTCCTCCTGAGTCAACAAACCTCGACAGCGTGAGTACTACGATCcgctgcatgggtcatgagatcccttCTCCGATCATCCTTCTCCGGTTACCTTCCCTTCACGCGACGCGACCCAAGCCCGCCGCCGCCGGTCAACTCGGCCAGCACCAGCAGCTATGGAATGACATCGCACGATCCGGTTGGGTCGAGATGTTCTTACCTAGTgcacggggcggcggccggggtcaGGCGGCGCCGACGTGCTGGTGCGGGAACCGCGGGGTGGGCGCGACCCCAACCGCATCCTCCCCGtcctccttcatcttctccagccgGTCCCGTATGGGGCTGTCCTCGAAGAGCCGGGACCGGGGGTTCTCGGCGTAGCACACGTAGTAGCAGCCCACGCACGCCTGCGGCAGCGCCATGCCGATCCGGGTCATCAGGTAGCCCACGTAAAACGCCATGAGCGACACGGTGGCCGTGTACTGCTTGTGCGTCATGAAGGTCCACGACCCGGCCAGCGCCACGCACAGCGCGCCGCTGGTCACCCCCGTCAGGAAGCACACCGAGCTCGTGATGTCCGCGTCCGCCAGCGCCGGCATCCCCGGCTGCCCCTCGAACTGGTTCCACGTGCTCCGTGACGCCTGCACGAACCCCCTCCCGTACGCCGCGATCTGCACCATGAGGTTCACCGTTAATCTCACAACTAAGCTTGTCAGCACAGAGGATGAAGACCGCTCCCTTACATGTACGAATGCCCAGCTGTTGCCGAACTCGAAGACGGCGTTCATGACGTTGAGGCAGCAGTGCGCGCAGGAGAACATGAACTCGTCCTCGCCCTCGAGCAGGTTCAGCCCGCGGGCGAGGATGCGGAGCGCCTCAATGGTGGGCACGAAGAGCGAGCCCAGGCAGGCGCTGCCAAGGTTGTACGTCAGCGCGCGCTGGAAGCTGAACTGCACGCTGGACTGCATGCCACGGAGGTAGTAGAGCGCGATCACCCGGCTGGCTGTTAGGTTCGCCACGTTGCGCATCACCTCAGCAGTCCATGCCAGGCTCACCACCAGCGCCAGGATGGTCAGGCCGGGGAACCGGAAGTTGACGGCGCCGATGACCGCCACGCACCAAACGGAGATCCACACGAACCCGGCGGCCACCATGAGGTATGCCGGCCCGTTGAGCCCCCGGAACTTGTCCACGGGCTGCACCGCCTTCTCGAACACGCGCGCCGTGAACCTGACGCGTCGGGTCACCCAGCACGCGTACAGCCCGGTGCCGATGGAGAACACGACCATGGCCACGCCGAGCCCCACGGTGGCCGGCATGGAGAAGCACATGAGCAGGGAGCCGACGGCCAGCATCACCCCGAAGGCCGACCAGAGGATGACGCGCACCATGGCACGCGGCCACGCACGCACCGCCTTCTGCCACGCAAACGCCAGCACGATGCTGAGCGCCACCGCGCCCTCCACGGGGGGCAGCCACCGGCGGAGGAGGCTCTCCTCACGCCGCGCATTGCGGGACCGCGGGTCCTGCACGATGTCCTTGACGGCGCGGTACACGAAGAAGCCCACGGCGAGCCCCACCGCCGCCAGCTGCAGCAGGAAGAGGCACAGCGTGATCTGGTTGGTGTACACGCGCGAGTTCAACGACGCCAGTGGCTGCAACAGATTAAACAACCAGTTAACTCGAGACCAGTTGGGTTAGTAAAGTCATTAACAGCGAGTACAACTTTAAGCTTAGCTAACGGGTAGGAGGTTGGGCGCCTATGGAATTCGATATTTTACTAATCTAAGAtcatactactactaccaccaagattcgATTCGATTCGATTCGATTCGTGGTACATTCTAGGTGGATATTTTAAGAGGCATTACCGCTTAAGTTACCCGTGAGTAGATTAACTAAAGTGATACGTTAGGCAGTACTGCTTTGATTAACAAATCGTCTCAAACACTACAACCGCCTCTCCATTATTCATCCTCTTGTACCCACTGTAGGTAGGAGGACGGGCATTTGAGCTTGCAAAGAAGTGCATCTGTTGGTGATGAATTATTTGGCTGTTGCTGTGTGCTGCAGTAATGTATAATACACCAATGCAAATATCTCAACCTAGAGCATGTCATCAACTTgcctttcagatttttttttttaaaacaatgtTCTGCCTGTTCTAAAGAGAAATCAAATGCAACTGTCGGTATCAAAACAGTGTATTATAGGAGTGCAGCCACCACCAAGACTTTGTTTTGTTTGGAAAAAAAGAAGGATGGCGTCGATGCATAATTCAACCCAATTTGTTATGTGGAAATGTCAATTGGGTGAGGGGTACGGGGCTGTGCACATTGCAATGCCAGCCCCAATAGCGGCAATGAGAAATTATTGTGGGAGTAGTCGCGTACCAACCGGACTGCTGTCGATCGCACTCCACACAAGCGCACATGTCCTAAAAAGACTCGAGTCTATCTACTCCAGTAACTATTGTAGACGAGGAGACGATAATCTAACAAAGAAATCGATTTGGAAATTTGATGGGCGGGGCAGGCAGTCAATTGggcattttcctaattgggatttGGGGGACGGGTCGTACCTGCGGTGGGGTCTGCTGCATGACCGGCTGGTAGGTCGCCGCGGGCGGCGGCAGGTCCGCGCCGCCGGAGGCCACCGacatgggcggcggcggcgcctgcgTGGTCACCTGCAGCGGCGCCACGGGCCGCTGCGCCTGCAGCCTCGACACCGCCGCCGCCGGCTCGTCCACGACCATCACCTTCACCTCCCTCtgctc
This window encodes:
- the LOC123425455 gene encoding CTL-like protein DDB_G0274487 — encoded protein: MGAADNNAVRFFLHPPGKIAPCLISPPVVSEFASFCVLSGGVCVQAPRQGQQPEGGRGRAPAPEQREVKVMVVDEPAAAVSRLQAQRPVAPLQVTTQAPPPPMSVASGGADLPPPAATYQPVMQQTPPQPLASLNSRVYTNQITLCLFLLQLAAVGLAVGFFVYRAVKDIVQDPRSRNARREESLLRRWLPPVEGAVALSIVLAFAWQKAVRAWPRAMVRVILWSAFGVMLAVGSLLMCFSMPATVGLGVAMVVFSIGTGLYACWVTRRVRFTARVFEKAVQPVDKFRGLNGPAYLMVAAGFVWISVWCVAVIGAVNFRFPGLTILALVVSLAWTAEVMRNVANLTASRVIALYYLRGMQSSVQFSFQRALTYNLGSACLGSLFVPTIEALRILARGLNLLEGEDEFMFSCAHCCLNVMNAVFEFGNSWAFVHIAAYGRGFVQASRSTWNQFEGQPGMPALADADITSSVCFLTGVTSGALCVALAGSWTFMTHKQYTATVSLMAFYVGYLMTRIGMALPQACVGCYYVCYAENPRSRLFEDSPIRDRLEKMKEDGEDAVGVAPTPRFPHQHVGAA